One Thermosphaera aggregans DNA segment encodes these proteins:
- a CDS encoding secondary thiamine-phosphate synthase enzyme YjbQ → MKTVNRVIRVSTKERFQLVNITREVESFVKESGICQGILIVSVPHATASIIVNENEPGLLSDIIEKVKEITEPGSSKWLHNSIDDNAHAHIGSALFGHERVFPIIDCRILKGIWQDIFLLEMDGPRGERKIVLTVLGE, encoded by the coding sequence TTGAAAACCGTTAACAGGGTAATAAGGGTTTCAACGAAGGAGAGGTTTCAGCTCGTCAACATAACCAGGGAGGTTGAATCATTCGTGAAGGAGTCGGGGATTTGCCAGGGGATTTTAATAGTTAGTGTTCCACACGCCACGGCTAGCATAATCGTTAATGAGAACGAGCCAGGGCTTCTTTCCGATATAATCGAGAAGGTTAAGGAGATAACTGAACCGGGAAGTAGCAAATGGCTTCACAATTCGATCGATGACAATGCTCACGCTCACATAGGTTCAGCTCTATTCGGGCATGAAAGAGTTTTCCCCATCATCGACTGCAGGATCTTAAAAGGGATTTGGCAAGATATTTTCCTCTTAGAGATGGATGGTCCTAGAGGTGAGAGGAAAATAGTGTTAACTGTTCTGGGTGAGTAG
- a CDS encoding metallophosphoesterase codes for MLLGVVSDTHDNIFSTERIVRELLDHGVNAIIHLGDIVSPFTVKMMKNLVGDVKVIAVKGNNDGDVYLLTTLFRNYGWFFSQEPLIYEIDGRRLFLLHGMSDASFTVEVARALAKSLRVDAVLYGHTHQPHQENVNGVVLFNPGEGCGYLTGKVSYGVVDTASMETKIYYL; via the coding sequence TTGCTCCTAGGTGTCGTGAGCGACACTCATGACAATATTTTTTCAACTGAAAGAATCGTTAGAGAACTCCTAGACCACGGGGTCAACGCGATCATTCACTTAGGAGATATTGTAAGCCCTTTCACAGTTAAAATGATGAAAAACCTTGTTGGAGATGTGAAAGTGATTGCTGTAAAAGGCAACAATGACGGCGACGTCTACCTCTTGACAACGCTTTTCAGAAATTACGGCTGGTTTTTCAGCCAGGAACCCTTAATCTACGAGATTGATGGTAGAAGGCTCTTCCTACTCCACGGGATGAGTGACGCCTCCTTCACGGTAGAGGTAGCAAGAGCGCTTGCTAAAAGCCTACGCGTTGACGCAGTATTATATGGGCACACGCATCAGCCGCACCAAGAGAATGTTAATGGTGTGGTCCTGTTCAACCCTGGCGAGGGATGCGGGTATTTAACAGGTAAAGTTTCCTATGGAGTAGTTGACACGGCTTCGATGGAAACTAAAATATACTACCTATAG
- the udp gene encoding uridine phosphorylase — protein sequence MVKTLKSASTPETEEGRQYHLEVKPGDVSRYVLLPGDPGRVELIASFWEKNWKVSQHREYVTYSGYYKNVFITATSTGIGGPATAIAVEELARVGADTFIRVGTTGALIKNIEVGDLVISTGAVRLDGTSRHYVIPEYPAVASIDVTLALIEAADSLGVKYHVGLTASSDSFYVGQERPGFKGYMPPFQKGLIEFLRSVNVLNFEMEASVIFTLANIYGLRAGAVCAAIANRETEVFIPNAGVKEAVKVANEAVKILSEWDAELQKSGRKIITPSLITEILGKRRNGFENQ from the coding sequence ATGGTTAAGACTTTGAAGAGTGCGAGTACTCCTGAAACCGAGGAGGGAAGACAGTACCATTTAGAAGTAAAACCAGGCGATGTCAGCAGGTACGTGCTACTACCAGGTGATCCAGGAAGGGTTGAGCTCATAGCCAGCTTCTGGGAGAAAAACTGGAAAGTCTCTCAGCATAGAGAATACGTAACGTACAGCGGCTACTACAAAAACGTGTTCATCACTGCCACCAGCACAGGGATAGGGGGCCCCGCCACCGCCATCGCCGTTGAGGAACTAGCTAGAGTAGGCGCCGACACCTTCATCCGCGTGGGTACAACAGGTGCCTTAATCAAAAACATTGAGGTAGGAGACCTCGTTATCTCAACAGGCGCGGTAAGGCTTGATGGAACAAGTAGACACTACGTGATCCCAGAGTACCCGGCTGTCGCAAGCATAGATGTTACATTGGCTCTTATAGAGGCCGCCGACTCCTTAGGCGTTAAGTATCATGTAGGGTTAACTGCGAGCAGTGACAGCTTCTACGTGGGACAGGAGAGGCCTGGGTTCAAAGGCTACATGCCTCCTTTTCAAAAAGGGCTTATAGAGTTTCTGAGGAGTGTTAACGTTTTAAACTTCGAAATGGAGGCTTCAGTAATATTCACGCTGGCAAACATTTATGGATTGAGAGCCGGGGCTGTCTGCGCTGCGATAGCTAATCGTGAAACAGAGGTTTTTATACCGAACGCTGGAGTTAAGGAAGCTGTGAAAGTTGCAAATGAGGCTGTGAAAATCCTCAGCGAATGGGATGCCGAGCTCCAAAAATCTGGAAGGAAAATTATCACCCCCTCATTAATTACTGAAATTTTGGGAAAGAGGCGCAATGGGTTTGAAAACCAGTGA
- a CDS encoding carbohydrate kinase family protein translates to MGNLNLDIVTYVSKPLEPDESLIADSLEIRPGGAATNYAVAVSWYGHRAVLISSVSNHALSMSALEAVSEKGVITTFAKIVEDGPGMVIIMVYPDGNRSMIRYLGANQSLTPRDVPLDLLKEAHVLHVASVNPSLACEVASVAEKYVPLVSYDPGGFVSTARSRVLKTLKHVDVLFLNKHEALVLTEGSLSKLENLNVELIALKLGSKGAVAINHGKAWYSHAEPVEKPADTTGSGDAFNALFNAIYIETGSVEKALKYAVAAGALKASCRSSFICGDKRVFRKQLMKTTVRPLSGSISDIVNE, encoded by the coding sequence GTGGGAAATCTCAACCTTGACATCGTAACATACGTGAGCAAGCCTTTGGAGCCCGATGAGAGCTTGATAGCCGACTCCCTTGAGATTAGGCCAGGGGGCGCAGCTACAAACTACGCTGTAGCCGTTTCCTGGTATGGGCACCGGGCTGTCCTGATCTCATCAGTATCGAACCACGCCCTCTCCATGAGCGCGCTTGAAGCTGTCAGTGAGAAAGGCGTCATAACAACCTTTGCTAAAATAGTTGAGGACGGTCCAGGCATGGTTATAATCATGGTTTACCCTGACGGCAACAGGTCGATGATCAGATATCTCGGCGCAAACCAGTCTCTGACCCCGAGAGACGTGCCGCTGGACTTGCTGAAAGAGGCACACGTGTTGCACGTGGCATCCGTTAACCCTAGCTTAGCCTGCGAGGTAGCGAGCGTGGCTGAGAAATACGTTCCCCTTGTTTCATACGATCCAGGCGGATTCGTAAGCACAGCCCGCTCCAGGGTTTTGAAAACATTGAAGCACGTAGATGTCTTATTCCTCAACAAGCATGAAGCGTTGGTGCTTACCGAGGGTTCTCTCAGTAAGCTGGAAAACCTGAACGTAGAGCTTATCGCGTTAAAACTAGGGAGTAAAGGAGCTGTGGCAATAAATCACGGTAAAGCATGGTACTCTCATGCAGAGCCTGTTGAAAAACCTGCTGATACAACAGGCTCCGGGGACGCTTTCAACGCGCTATTTAATGCGATCTACATTGAAACCGGGAGCGTGGAGAAGGCGTTGAAGTACGCTGTAGCAGCCGGGGCTTTAAAAGCTTCTTGCCGAAGCAGCTTCATATGTGGCGATAAGAGAGTTTTCAGGAAACAGTTAATGAAGACAACGGTTAGGCCGTTATCAGGGAGCATAAGCGATATTGTGAATGAGTAA
- a CDS encoding nicotinate phosphoribosyltransferase: protein MRFYVASEEDLLNGVVTDIYFKRTVKILRARNMRKKVRVEFHSMSLPEGYEWAVFTGLEEALKLLEGKPVNVYSMDEGTLFKPGEPLMIVEGYLDDFIIYETALLGILRHYSSISTKAARLKKLAMNKTLLFFGLRAVHPALAPMVDRAAFIGGMDAVSGVASEKYLGLTPSGTMPHALIVVFGDQREAWKAFDENVEENVPRIMLVDTFYDERTEALMAAETLRQRLHGVRLDTPGSRRGNMRKIVEEVRWTLDLYGYKNVKIVVSGGIDEEELVKLRDIVDAFGIGTSVSFPPSIDISADVVEVYENGVWKPVAKRGKLPGAKQVYRKRPGLNDIVRLLDSPGEVPPGYHPLLKPYIIDGKLVGKPPAISEIRDYVLEQLKELPDTY from the coding sequence ATGAGGTTCTACGTAGCTTCCGAGGAGGATTTGTTGAACGGTGTGGTAACCGATATTTACTTCAAGAGGACGGTTAAAATTCTGAGAGCTAGAAATATGCGGAAAAAGGTGAGGGTGGAGTTTCATTCCATGAGCCTCCCCGAAGGTTACGAGTGGGCGGTTTTCACGGGTCTTGAAGAAGCCCTCAAGCTCCTGGAGGGGAAGCCTGTTAATGTATACTCAATGGATGAGGGAACGCTGTTTAAGCCTGGCGAGCCGTTAATGATTGTCGAGGGATACCTGGACGATTTCATCATCTACGAGACAGCCTTGCTAGGGATTCTACGACACTATTCGAGCATCTCAACAAAAGCTGCGAGGCTGAAGAAGCTTGCAATGAATAAGACACTGCTTTTCTTCGGCTTGAGAGCAGTTCACCCGGCTCTCGCCCCCATGGTTGACAGGGCGGCGTTTATAGGTGGGATGGACGCGGTCTCGGGAGTTGCTAGCGAGAAGTATTTAGGCTTAACACCATCTGGGACGATGCCGCACGCTCTTATAGTTGTGTTCGGGGATCAAAGAGAAGCTTGGAAGGCTTTCGACGAAAACGTGGAGGAGAATGTTCCCCGTATAATGCTGGTGGATACCTTCTATGATGAAAGAACGGAGGCTTTGATGGCTGCTGAAACACTTAGGCAAAGGCTCCACGGAGTTAGGCTTGACACGCCGGGAAGTAGGAGAGGAAACATGAGGAAAATTGTTGAAGAGGTTAGGTGGACACTGGATCTGTACGGGTATAAGAATGTTAAGATCGTTGTCAGCGGAGGCATCGACGAGGAGGAACTGGTTAAGCTGAGAGATATTGTGGACGCTTTTGGAATAGGTACGAGTGTTTCATTCCCCCCTAGCATCGATATTAGTGCTGATGTAGTTGAGGTTTACGAGAACGGGGTTTGGAAACCCGTTGCTAAAAGAGGGAAGCTCCCTGGTGCTAAGCAGGTTTACAGGAAGAGACCAGGGTTGAACGACATAGTAAGGCTTCTGGACTCTCCTGGAGAGGTTCCTCCGGGCTACCACCCACTTCTAAAACCCTATATTATCGATGGAAAGCTTGTGGGAAAGCCTCCCGCTATATCTGAAATAAGGGACTACGTGCTGGAGCAGTTGAAAGAGCTCCCGGATACTTACTAG
- a CDS encoding HAD family hydrolase, protein MDQIIIALDYDGVLVDSYNGLEEFYLEDLPALTGLDRSFGRYLLYMEYLTEGCGLLRIDWWPSIIEVHEELFNHLLWKYWERRIENSAILPGVLTALERFRERNYRIIHVGFMDDIPGLKKWRLEADGLAPYFDEIIVVGEDYPSRHEALKYLEKKYENSLIVYVDDKPVNLFKINVKLENNPRILLVRKEFRKQWSFPWDDPAGSYPTIKNLLELEKILEMPREVS, encoded by the coding sequence ATGGATCAAATCATCATAGCGCTTGACTATGATGGAGTACTCGTCGACAGCTACAATGGTTTGGAAGAATTCTACCTTGAAGACCTGCCCGCGTTGACAGGGCTTGATAGATCGTTCGGAAGGTATCTTCTATACATGGAATACTTGACGGAGGGATGTGGCCTCTTAAGAATTGACTGGTGGCCGAGCATTATAGAAGTACATGAAGAATTATTCAACCACCTATTGTGGAAATACTGGGAGAGGCGAATCGAAAACTCCGCGATACTACCTGGCGTATTGACAGCTCTAGAGAGGTTTAGGGAAAGAAACTATCGAATAATTCACGTAGGCTTTATGGATGACATACCAGGACTAAAGAAATGGAGGCTGGAAGCAGATGGCCTTGCCCCTTACTTCGACGAAATAATCGTCGTAGGCGAGGATTATCCCTCAAGGCATGAAGCATTAAAATACTTAGAGAAGAAATATGAAAACTCCCTGATCGTTTACGTGGATGATAAACCAGTAAACTTATTCAAGATCAACGTTAAACTGGAGAATAATCCCCGCATCCTCCTCGTTAGGAAAGAGTTCAGGAAGCAATGGAGCTTTCCATGGGATGATCCTGCTGGAAGCTATCCAACTATTAAAAATCTGCTGGAACTCGAAAAGATTTTGGAAATGCCGCGTGAAGTCTCGTAA
- the hsp20 gene encoding archaeal heat shock protein Hsp20: MEDDWEYRRRRRYFWWDIERDIERMFEDMLREFEELFNPMRLRELEKELEKQGIKPYVYGFRITVGPDGRPVVEEFGNVRRVKGRPMITEEREPLVDVFESGDEITVVAEIPGVEKDKIETKISEDGKTLVISASDTNRKYYKEVELPSEVDPSSAKAVYKNGVLEIKMKKTKKEKKGFKISVE; encoded by the coding sequence GTGGAGGATGACTGGGAATACAGGAGGAGGCGAAGATACTTCTGGTGGGATATTGAAAGAGACATTGAGAGAATGTTCGAAGACATGTTGCGGGAGTTTGAGGAATTATTCAACCCGATGAGGCTGAGAGAGCTGGAGAAGGAGCTGGAGAAACAAGGGATTAAACCATATGTTTACGGGTTTAGAATAACCGTTGGCCCTGATGGGAGACCGGTTGTGGAAGAGTTTGGAAACGTTAGAAGAGTTAAAGGACGACCCATGATAACTGAGGAGAGAGAGCCTTTGGTTGACGTGTTCGAAAGCGGTGACGAGATCACCGTTGTAGCTGAAATCCCCGGTGTTGAGAAAGATAAAATAGAGACCAAGATAAGCGAGGATGGCAAGACGCTGGTTATAAGTGCAAGCGATACTAATAGAAAGTACTATAAAGAGGTTGAACTCCCCTCAGAGGTTGACCCCTCCTCTGCGAAAGCAGTCTACAAGAACGGAGTGTTAGAAATCAAGATGAAAAAGACGAAAAAAGAGAAGAAAGGTTTTAAGATTAGCGTAGAGTAA